The following DNA comes from Paenibacillus crassostreae.
CTATCAAAGGGATAATATTGTGGTTGGGGATGGGCGAGAGATCCTTAAGAGTCAAGAACGACATCGATTTGATTACATTATTCTCGATGCTTTCACAAAGGATGGAACTCCAGATCATTTAACAACATTGGAATTCTTCGAAATGACGCTAGAGAAACTTAACTCCATGGGATCTATTATCATGAATTTGATGGGTAGAACGAAGAACGATAAACTGATTAACGCTATTTATACGACACTTAGTGAAACATATTCCTATACTAAGGCTTTTTCCTTGCCGAGTAGCGATTTCTCTGAAGTAAAGAATATCATTGTTATCGGAAGTCACGAGCAGATCCATGTCGAACCATATTCTATGGCAGGATTTATTGAAATTCAATTAGGACAAGGGCATATTATCAAAGATAGGATTCAGTATAAAACATAAAAGAAAGGGGAACATTACTGAAGTAGACGCGAAAAAAGAATGGAGTGATACCTAATGGACATCACACTGGGTGCAGATGATGTTATAGAGCGCATCAGGCAACTTCAATCCAATGGCGAGACAGTAAACAAGAAGCAAGTGAAGCAGAACGATCCCGAGTTAATGCGGAGTGCATTATTCTACTTCCCAAGTTGGGATCATGCACTGAAGAACGCAGAGACCATGTAATTGCATGAAGGCATAAAGAAAAGTCGAGTGAAATCAGATTAGTAACTGATTTTCACTCGACTTTTCTTTAATGAAGCACTGCTATAAACCAAACATAACGTTAATTTGCACAATTTCAGCTCGACTGCCTATGCGAATAGGAGGACCCCAAAAGCCAAATCCTGAGGTTACGATAGAGTGGAATTGATGTTTCTGAAGAAGTCCCCAATCGTTCTCAAATAAGCGTTGTGTTATCAGATTGGCAGGTGCGATCTGTCCGTGATGGGTATGACCTGA
Coding sequences within:
- a CDS encoding spermidine synthase, with the translated sequence MHQLAKVDSRHQELTVYEANHLYGKIGKYRFLQFSDHAVQGAIDLRDPKRIVLEYPRAIIHIMERNNPSFDQVFVIGHGIGTIAGHYPDKQFTVAEIDELVVELSREYFDYQRDNIVVGDGREILKSQERHRFDYIILDAFTKDGTPDHLTTLEFFEMTLEKLNSMGSIIMNLMGRTKNDKLINAIYTTLSETYSYTKAFSLPSSDFSEVKNIIVIGSHEQIHVEPYSMAGFIEIQLGQGHIIKDRIQYKT